GGACCTTTTGTCAAAACCTGTTTTGCTTAGACTTGGTTTAATTGGGTTATTCATTACCGTGTTTTTCACGGAATTAGacttatgtttaatttttcctttttaagtCAAGTTAGACAAGAAATACAGTTTAAAAATGTAagcaattttaaatttgtttttcctatttttaGTTTCCTTTTGGTATAGGAATAATTTGCATTTCAGATTCTCTTACTTTAGATCTgtaatatttgtaattatatGCAGGGTTGCCGTCAAAGTGGTGCTGGGGAAAATGATTTTAGTGCAGGTGatacttttttctttacttGTATGAAATTATTCATACTAgctattataatttttcatatatcaaCTGTACGTGACATACTAAAAAATCTTCTACGGATATTTCCTTTCTGTGCAGTACCACTGAGAGCACCAAAATGGTACAAGCGTCCTGCTGGCGTGTCTTTTGGTTTTGGAGGCAAACTTGTGTCTTTTCATCCCAGGGCATCTTCCACAGGTTCTCCTGGTGCTGGTGCTTCGGAGGTAAGGTTTTAGTGCTGTAATCGTATTTATTTAGCAAATTCTTAAAACTTTTTGCTGAATTCATTCTACAACTGATTTTCTAGGTTTATGTGCATAATTTGGTCACTGAAAATGGTCTAGTGAGTCGGTCTTCTGAATTTGAAGCTGCCATACAGAATGGTGAAAGGTCTTTGTTGAGGGTTTTATGTGATAAAAAGTCACTGGAATCAGAGTGAGTTCCATATACTCAGTGCAATATTGTCTCATGATCTTTCTTTTTGATGTCTAACCTTACTTTTGACTTTCTGAACAATGCTGATAATTTTTTGATGTCGTTATAGATCTGAGGAGGAAAGAGAAACATGGGGCTTTTTAAAAGTTATGTTTGAAGATGATGGGACCGCACGGACAAAACTCCTCTCACATCTTGGCTTCAATGTACCTAGTGAAGCAAAAGAAGTTAACGATGATCTTTCCCAAGAAGTAAATGCACTTGGACTGGAGGATACAACTGTTGACAATGCTGGACATGTGGCTACTAATGAATCAGTTAATTTCTCTACTGATAATGGAGAGGATTTCTTTAACAATCTTCCTAGTCCAAAAGCTGATACCCCTTTATCTACATCTGCTGGCACTTTTGTTGTTGCTGAAAATGCCAATGGTTCCGAGAAAATTCAAGATGATGCAGAAATGGAAGAGAGCAGTGACCCTTCATTTGATGACAGTGTTCAGCATGCTTTAGTTGTTGGGGATTACAAGGGGGCAGTTATGCAATGCATTTCTGCAAATAAATGGGCAGATGCATTAGTTATTGCTCATGTTGGGAATGCTTCCTTGTGGGAAAGTACACGTGATCAGTACCTTAAAATGGTCCGATCACCATACTTGAAGGTAGCTAATGATGGCATTATATAAACTGTCATTATCTAACAATTTCTATCAAATACCTACCTGATATTTTGGTTTTTACTAATCTTGTGTATTTGTGTGTTATTGTCATTTTCAGATTGTATCAGCAATGGTGAGCAATGATCTGTTGAGCTTAGTGAACACTAGGCCCCTGAAATTCTGGAAGGAAACCCTTGCTCTTCTTTGTAGTGTAAGTCTTATTGGTCCTTGCTGCTAGTCAACTTTTTTGGTTGGAATTTGAAGTGCTGAAATCGTTCTAGTGTGAGGAGTTCTAGCAACCACTCTTTTCTATTGATTGGAAATCGCAAAATTTAGTAAGCCCTACTTCTGGATTAGCAGAGAGAATAGAAACTCATAACATGATAATTGGTGGGACCTACCAAAGTTTGTGATTTTCAATGAATAGCAAATAATGGCAACATTATTCTCTTCTAAGATTCCTGTTATTTTAACATGATAAAAGAAGTCAGAGTTACCTAATGAAGTTTTACCAGCTTTTCACAGTCACTTGCTCTTCTTTCTTAATGTACCCTGGTTTTCTTTGATACTTTATTATTTCTTAAGATTTTGCCATCTCTAGAATTACTGAATCTTGAAAGCCTGCTTCAGTTCCCTTTCTCAATTTGTCTTTTAACTACATGTCTTTGTATTGTTGTTACTAGCAGTATATGTTTTACTGGATCAAGTTGAGTCCAAAATTTCTCTTATGGTACAAATTAGAAAAACGCCATATTAGCCATTAATTTTCATGATTGAGGTTATTTTGTATTGCACTCATTATTCATGTTATCAAATATTAACAGTTTGCTCAGAGAGATGAATGGACCATGCTTTGTGACACACTTGCATCGAAGCTCATGGGGGCTGGCAATACATTAGCTGCAACCCTGTGTTATATATGTGCTGGGAATATTGATAAAACTGTTGAAATTTGGTCAAGGAGCCTATCTAATGAGTACGAGGGGAAATCTTATGTTGACCTTCTTCAGGTAAGGTCAATACTTTTTGTTTTCACGGTTGCAAAATTGCCACTTAGCATTATTAAAACTTGTAAATTgacataattatatattgttagGATTTAATGGAAAAGACTATTGTCCTTGCCTTGGCAACTGGGCAGAAGCGGTTTAGTGCTTCTCTGTGCAAGCTTGTTGAGAAATATGCTGAAATTTTAGCTAGTCAAGGGCTATTGACTACAGCAATGGAGTATTTAAAACTTTTGGGTTCTGAAGAACTGTCGCCTGAACTTACGATTTTGAAAGATCGAATTGCACTTTCTACAGAACCTGGTAAAATGTTAATTGGACACAATGGGATGTTGATTGTTAGCTAGTGACATTTTGCATGCTGAGTTTTTTATTAGAACAGTGATATCATTATAATGTTATGAATAAACTTGGTATAGAATATTTGTGTGTTGCTATTATAGTATGATGTGATTTTGTACTTCCAACCAAATTTTGCTATGTgtttttggagaaaaagagggttggggggggggggggggggggaggagATATTGCTAGGAACTGATAGAAAAAGCATTTCTTGTTTTAGGAAGACTTGATCCATCTAGTGGTTGCTTAACTGCCACTCTTTGAACTTTCTTAATGAATATTGGagtgtttaattgtttataaacTCAATGGTTTTACCTATGGTTCCTTTTTTGTAAATGCCATTTCTATCATTATTCTACTTTAAAAACTAGTCACTGTCAAATCacatatggtatctagagctgCATTTCAGTTAAATCAATGTTAATCGAAAGGCCGAACACaatactctttttttttgtgtaaagGATTCTTGATTGAAGAGACCTATGTACAAAATTCAGCttcttgtttttctatttttgtccAATGTTGAAGCTTTCTGTATACATgtcttttcttcacttctttttgtttccttttcaaATGGTTAATTGCTTGCAGAGAAAGAGTTCAAAACCGCTGCTTTTGAAAATACTCAAGCACATGGTGGGTCCTATTACGGTGCCGATAATTCCAATTATAATAGAAATTACTATCAGGTAATTTTTGTTCTTTGGCATTTTTTTGATGCAATAAGTACTCTCTTTCTATGATTTGAAATTATTCTATGTGTTTCATCATCTAGGAGTCAGTACCCACTCAAGTGCAGCATGGTGTTTCTGGAATTCAATATCCTGATAGCTATCAACAGCCGTTTGATCCTAGATACGGAAGAGGTTATGGTGCTCCTACTCCACCCCAGCAACCTCAACAGCCTAATTTGTTTGTTCCACCGCAGACCACCCAAGTTGCACAAACTCCCCAGGTATGGTATCATATCATGTAACTTCTCAAAAGAGAGCTGTTGTTGTAGTGTGTGTGGATAATgtttataatagaataaagCTTAGTGAAAACTTGATTTTGAATCCAAATATATGGACAATAtgtggagttttttttttggggGGGGGAGGGGGGAAGGGGAATAGATACTTTCTTTAAAGCTCTTTTAGAgacatcattttcacttttaaattaGTTGAGCTGAACATGCTCTTAAGTGAGTTTTGACTCCAAATGGTTGATTCTTGAGATATAGTAGAAAAGTTGCTTCGGAATGTAATTTCAAATTCAAGTGGTGGCAATGCAACCATTTCCTTGATATGCCAGAAGAATGTTTGAAATTTAAACTTTGGCTATGATACATGGTCGTTAATATTTGGGTTTGGAACATTCTTATTTAGTTTTGTTACGAGTAGATGGTGCAATGAGGGAAATTCATGCTCTGTCACCCTTGTATAATCTTGGATTTTGGTTTACCGTGTTTTAGTTGCAAATTCTAATAAGATTCAATGTTATATTCCATCAAAAattcaaattgttttttatttgtactTTTTCCCTTGTTGCTttcttaaatctaaatatttgtTGTAGCTGAATTTCTCAAGTACTGTTGTTGCACCACCTCCTTTGAGAACTTTTGATCCTCAAACTCCTCCCGTGCTTAGAAATGTGGAGCAGTATCAGCAGCCAACATTGGGTTCTCAGTTGTATAATGTCAGTCAacctttttaatttcaattttgatattatcaAGTGCTTGAGGCTACCTGAGGATTAAGCCGATATTTTGTCTATTTCAGACAACCACCAATCCACCTTACCAGCCTACACCCTCTGCTACATCACAAGTGGGCTTGGGTCATGGCCACAACCTGTCTCAAGTTGCTGCCCCTACACCAAATCCAATGGGATTCATGCCAGTCCCCAGTTCTGGTGGTGTCCAAAGACCTGGGGTGGGATCAATACAACCACCCAGTCCCCCTCAAGTGCAACCTGTGCAACCAGCTGCCGCGCCACCCGCTCCACCTCCAACTCTGCAGACTGCTGATACTTCAAAAGTACCTGGTAATTGTTTTGTGGTATCCTGGAATTTGACATTGACTAAATTAAACCTGAACTTTCCTGTGCTAATTTTACAATTGGGTCACTAAACATCTTATATTCTACTTTTTCACTCATCATCTTTGTTGCACTATTTGCTTGCTTTGACTATGGCAGGGCATCAAATGCCTATTGTCACAACATTGACAAGACTCTTCAACGAGACATCAGATGCCCTGGGAGGTTCCCGTGCAAACCCAGCAAAGAAGCGGGAGATAGAAGACAACTCGAAGAGACTTGGTGGGTTGTTTGCCAAGTTGAATAGTGGAGACATTTCCAAAAATGCTTCTGATAAGCTCCTTCAGCTTTGTCAGTCATTAGACAATGGTGATTTTGGTACAGCCTTACAAATTCAGGTAACAGTTGcaattttcaaatgtaaattattgtatttgCCTATTTGAAGAGCTTGCATCGTATTCACATTCTATCTGTTTTACTCGTGTTGCAGGTTCTTCTCACTACTACCGAGTGGGATGAATGCCAATCCTGGTTAGGTTCACTCAAGCGGATGATCAAGACAAGGCAGAGCGTGAGACTAAGTTAAAAAAGTTACAGATTTCATTTTACtgattttggaaaattttcgTGTGATTAGCGTCTTGCAGCAGTGATTGCTTATCCTCTCATCTATGTACACAGACTACTGCCATCACTAGATTTCAGGTGCAGGGGTTTTGATTCTATGTGCCTCTACAATTTCTTGCTGTGTCTGCAGCTTTCACATCGACTGTTATTAAAAGCTGTTACTGAAGATAGTTTTCAGGAAATGATCAGAAAATTTAGCAGATTGTTTTTCAATCGATATTTGTAATATGAAGAACAGTGTTTTTTCTGTTTGTTTGACCTAAACTTCCAGATGGTTTTTTCCTCTCACCCTTCTGGTACCGTTGACGCTCCAAGCTCCATTTTTAGATCgatgtttcctttttctttttaaagaaatattttgtatCACTCTAGTCATATAAGTACTGATTGATCGTCAAACAGGTGAATAATGTAGCATCATGTTTATTTAATCATCCATCATTTAATTTCTCCAAGTTGTACACGTGATTTTCTCGCACTGGTTCCTACTGGTTATCCTGGTTCGTTCATTTTGCTTAGGCATAATGCATCACATAAAAATGATcataaaaagattaataataAGGAAAGttgatattatttgttattgatATTTTGTTTACTATTGTTTATTAATATCAAGACTGTTCattgtaataataatgaaaattatataaggAGTTTGAGTAAATGAATTCAAACATTATTATATCGCGGATATGAATACTAATACAcaagttgaatatattgttattGGTTGATAAAGGAATTTTGAGTAATGCGGGAGTTACTTGATAGTAAACCAATTAGCATTAGACATTCTTTAATAGATAATCTTGAGTAGGGTTGAAGTTCTTCGGCAAGTAATGAACATTAAGCCAAACAAATTCtcaatagaaatataaaatggGATCTAGATTTGTTCATTCTATATTTTCTTGTGGATTTAAGATAGGGAGGTGCTAACCAATTAGACTACAAATAAAAGAAGGTCTACTACCATGATACGAAGATgctaagaaaatataaataccCCATCTAGAGTTCAATGCCCTGAAAGCTATAAATAGTCACTTGATGGTGCTATCATATCATATTACATCTTAAAAGAATAGCTGTAGCGTTTGTGGATAATGTTTATGGAATCATAGCTCAGCGCTAACTTGAGTTACATACGATAGTGACTACCGCAAAATGACCGGAACGTGAAAACGAGAGCACGTTGGACGGAATGATGAGGACTCACCAAAGAGATGAAACCGCCTAAGATACTCAAGACTAAGGACAAACATTAGAGAGAAGATACAAGAAGAAtgaaatagtaattttttttttattaaaattggtAGATATgtattaaaccataaaataaaatattaattgttgtaaggataattttcttttttttccatgaataaaaaataaagattgaattaaaattttaatttttaatctaaaagtTAGATCTTGTATTGTTTTcgttaatttaaattgaaaaatataaaatcttcaatttAGCCTACTTTTttgtaagttttaaattttagaaaacaaattattttcttgatttttaatttttaagttcattctttcattttgattaactaaattttattactgatagtttaaataaatttaaataaagtagtaaaatttagattaaattaaagttattaaaatcacatttatctacaattttatttcataaaaggTAGTGAATTGGCAAGAATACTGATACAATAGATGCAGTCATAGAACTAATTGTGTGTACTCATGATCAAATAGTCTGATTTGTGAATTAATATcattaatcaaatcaaataataattgttttatctcTTTAATATTTGAACTATTATTAATCATTGCATAAAATAgttcttctatattttttaatatacttttgttTAAATTAGTAATATTTCTGAATAGAAGTGTTAGAACGTAGACTGCCTTCAATCTTTACTAGATCTAAAAGGTTTGATTAATCTATGTAGACATTGACATGTACACACTATTACATTATTTAGAAATAACTAGTGATGAAAATTTAGCAGAAGATTTGTGATTATTCCATGATTTTCGGTTTATTAGCATCCTCGTATTGTGTCTACATATGTGTGATACTGGAGAGAGAGTTCCTGCATTGTCTCCTGAAAGCAAGCCATGAATCACGACCACTCGCTTCAACCAAAAACATTGGCAAAAAATTGGAGACAATTGATGATAATCAACAAAACAATAACGAGAAGGAAAAATTCGTGTCTCCAAGATGAGAATGTACCTGGTAAGAAATGGTAAgctaaagaaaaggaaaaagataataacataataattaacgTATATACATATAAGCTTGGATCGACATGACAATACCGTTCACCCAATGTTCAGAAAAGCTAGGGTACCTCATTCTTCAGTTAGCAAAAAATTTCATCGTGTATATGGCCATGGTGGTTGCATGCAACGGTTTACATTTCCTTCTAAAGCCCTATTCACAACCTCGCATTACTTCTGACATAGTTGTAAGCCAGCTTCCTGTGCTTATGAACAACAACATGATGCAAGAACATGCAGAAAAGATGAAAAGTTTCTGATACTTGCTGTTTATGATGAATTGCAGGTAGGAATTGTATTGGGGAACATACCTTTTTTACGAAAACTGTTCGATGAATTCAACAGAGCGTTTGGATTTATCATGGATTTTGGGATGATGTGTTACATGTTTGCTTTGGGTATAGAGATGGATCCCAACGTACTGTTCAAACGCCCGAACAAGGATGCTCTGGTTGCATACACGGCGATACTCTGCACCTTCGTGATATCCATTGCAATGGTCCCATTTCTCAATTTCTTCTCACGGCATACAGGCGTAGCATTCACCATCTCCGTCTCTGCTCTTCTAGCGAGTTCAGCATCTCCGGTTCTCACACGATTACTAACAAATATGAAGATAGGAAAATCAGACATTGGAAAGCTTGTGATAGCAGCAGGAATGCACTCGGATTTAGTCTGCTTGTTGATTTTCTCAATTTGCTACGTTTTCATGCCAACCGATGCATACTGCATTGGGCACCACAGTGAAAGGACGCTGAAGAACGCcataaaaacaataattgcGGTGGTGGTGCAGACGACGTTCACGGCGATGGTTTCGCCGGTTTTCATGGCATGGGTGAACAATGAGAACCCTGAAGGCAGACCCATGAAAGGGTCGCATCTGGTATTGTCGGTTGCCTTCATGGCCTTGATTTGCTCCCCCTCGACTCTATACGACTTTAGTCCGGTTCTAAGTGCGTTTATGACAGGGATATGTCTTCCCCGTGATGGAAGAGTTTCGAAATGGATTATCAGCAAAATCAACTACATCTTGTCCACCATCTTCTTTCCCATCTTCTTCTTGTGGATGGGCAATGCAGCTAATGTCACCCAATTCAGACCTGGAGACCCTACAACTTGGCTTAggttttttatacctattttgaTAGTCGTCACAGGTAAAATTGTTGGCACACTCATTTCTGGGGCAATACTTGGATTTAACTGGCGGGAATCTATTTTAATCGGATTGCTCCTCATCACCAAGGGCCATTTTCAAATCTACATGGCAATCAAAGTGGCAAGTGTTTTCCTGATTACTTGCATTCCAAGTGGTACCTTTTATCATGTTCACGTTTCCATCCTTGATTTCCATCCCTGATCCCTAATTGTCTAGTGAATTAGATGCATGCAGCATAAAGAGggcatttttttcataattttaacaGAAATCATGTTTAGCAATGAAAATCATCTTGTGAATTGATTATCATTCTCTTGTATTACCAGCTGACTTGTCGCATCAAAGATGGTGCCGACTCGTCGGGCCTTCTGTCGGTGGCATCGATATTTTTCGCAGTGGTGCATGCCCCTGCAGTTGTGACACAGATCATCAAACGTGCCAGGAAAAGGGCACCTACTCACAGCAACGCCCTCCAATTGTTAAAGCCATCAAGCGAGTTGAGAATATTCTTGTGCCTTCACGGACTTGATAATGTTCCTTCTTCCATCAACTTCATGGAGATCTCAAGAGGGATATCAGACCCTGGCATGGTAATATATGTCGCAGAAATTATTGAATTAACTGAACATATATCATCAGTTATGCAGAATGGTGAAGGAGTACAAAGTAATACTATAAAAGACAAGGCCGTGGTAGAGATGAGAGAACAAATAACGAACTTGTTTCAAGCGTACATCGATAATGATGGAGATGGTATTACTCTCAAGAGAGCGTTGGCACTGTCAACAATCAATAACATGGCACAGAACATCTGCGTTTTAGCAGAGGACTTGATGATTGCCCTCATTATACTTCCATTCCACAGGAACCAGCGTCAGGACGGAAAATTGGATGGTGGAAATCCAGGCTTCAGACATGTGAACCGAAAGGTAATGTAATGTCATTGTCAGGgaaataaattctttttaatattatctcaGAGAGCTTGTAGTTTCTGCACTGATAGACATTTTGTTGAACAGTTATTAAAGAACTCTCCTTGTTCGGTGGGAATTCTAGTGAACAGAGGTTTTGGGTCAATTGGGAAAATATCAAGGTCTCAGCAATCAGTTAAAGTAGCAGCAATATTCATTGGCGGAAGAGATGATAGAGAGGCACTTTGTTATGTGGGTCGTGTGGCATGGCATCAGGGAGTACACGTGACAGTGATAAGATTCCTGGTAGATACCAGTGCAGAATCTACAAGACTGGCGGCTTATAGGGTCAGCCTCCCAGAGGAGGAGGAGATGGGATTGGATGATGAATGCTTTGCACAGTTCTATGAACAGCATATAGTTGGAGGTCGCATTGCTTATTTGGAGAAGCATCTGTCAAATGCATCAGAGACCTTCTCTACTCTTAAATCATTTGAAGGAGAATACTCACTTGTCATTGTAGGAAGAAAAGCTGGAGCAAACTCCGTATTGACAAAGGGTATGAATGACTGGCAACAGTGTCCAGAACTCGGACCAATAGGGGACGTTCTTTCAGGACCAGACTTTTCAAAGTCAGTCTCTGTATTGATAATTCAACAACACAAACTTAGAGGAGAACTAGATGGCCTTGACGAGGACTTCACTATCATGTAGTACATGTAAATGGATAGGTAGTGTAGGAACAGATACAAACTGTAGCAGAGAAACAGAGAATTGCTAGAACCACTGTGAAAATTAATTGTATAGATAAATGTACAATTTGATAGATTTACTCAGAATGTTGCAATCAACAAAAATTGCATTCAGCATACATGTCTACAAAGGCACTCTACAAATCCTTATAGGAAAAACATTCGACAAATTTAAGCTGAGAAGCAAGTCGAAAggaaaattaaaacaacatcGAGAGGTCGCCCCACAGAAACATATCTCCCTACACTATTCGATTTGTGGAATAAATCCTACAACTAGTTGCTTCTAATAATGTTGATTCTTAAATAGACTACAAGAAgatgaagagaacaaaaaacCATTCTAACTTCAGGTAATTAATTCTACAATAGAATTCACGGAAAGTTGTAAATACCTCCTTACCAAATCCATCAGCTATAAAAACCATACACAGATACTTACTATTAATTGCTGATATAGCTATCTCCTAGTCAGTTCATCGAACTTGAAAAGAAGATCAAAATTCACAATTCAGTCGCAACCAAGAATTCCGTACCTATTTCTGTCACAATTTGGTATGTTTTTGGTCGCTGATTTTGTTGTCAAATCCTGTTTCTATACTTGACTGCTTGAGATTCGGTGAATTTGTAACGTGATTGCGTTGCCATTGTTGAGAAATTGAAAGCGTCAAGCGTTGAGTAGCATTGAAATGGTGCATTTGTTGAGCCGTGATTCCATTCTTGAAGAAAGTGAAGCTATCATTGTTGGCGCTCTTTTGGTGCATGGCGTGCAAGAATTGTTGGATCGGGGCTGCATGGCACGAGTTGGAGTGAACGACAATAATGGAAGCGGTGAAGACGGTGCATCCTTGGCGTGAATTAAGCATGAGATAGCATGCAATGGGTATTGCTTTCTTACGTAAATTGGGAGCAGCTGTTCGGTGGTTGGTTCGCGGTGCAGGACAACTTCATGAACAATTTCGGCACGTTATTTGAATTAAGTGCAAGCGGTGATCTCCTGCGATAATTGGTGAGTGATTGAATTTTCTGTTCGTGGCATGCAATTGAAAACGATGCGGATTTTGAAGTGGTTTGGTTTTTTTGGCAaggagcattggtcaaggggTGCTGGTGCAAGATGAAATTATGAGAAAGAGGCAGTGTATCAATTCAAAATTCGGGTCTTGGTGAAAAATGAAAGCATCTAGGTGGCATAACCAGCATATGCAAACTTGTTCGGTGAAGCAATTTATCGAGCACCTGGCTGGTAGTTTTGGCACCGTCAGAAAAAACAAAGCAGTTTGGTGTGTCATTTTGCTATGCATTCGGTGGACAATTCGGAAGCAGCTGCTGAAATGCTGTTGGCAATTTGGTGCAGCAAGCAAGCATTTTTTACATAGTGAGGCATTGCCAAACATCTTGATTGTGCAGCtggaggtttttttttttctgatgaATTGATGTCATTTTAAATCATGAATTGAGGTCATTTTTGTCGGTTTTGTTTGTGAAACAAGTCCCTTAGCTAAAAGTTCCATATAGTTCTTGTAAAGAAGCGGAAgatgatgtattattttattctaaattttgtaGGAATAAGTTTatctattacttttattttttatactttggTAAAGGAAAGTGTTTGGATATTGAaaaattctttcatttctttccaATTCCAAACATTATTTTACTCTTATCTTAGgaatttattacttattttatctttataggGAGGACTTTGTTATCTCGCACAGGTTGAATGATACATTCTACAAATTCTAccttttcttataaatattacCTACTAACATTCACTTTATTCAGTATTAATCACATTAATTAAGACATTAAATAAAACACTTTCAATTATCATGCCAGGTTTACATCAGATGGTGCTTCTAGGAGAGAACAAGACTGACATTTTTATCGTGCTGACTTGAAGTAATTTTACAATAGATTTAGACCATATTATGAGATAATTCGTTAAACTTCACTAATAATTGCACCTAAATGACTAAAGAATACTCCAAACAATATATATGATTAATGATTACTGAATAATTTTAACCAAAATAATTCAGCCAATATGATTGATTAATCCTCACGAAAAGTCCTCAGCAATTTATATCATCCATACATACAACTATTTACTAACAATTGCCGTCATAAAGTAACTGTTTACAAATGTTAAAATTTCTTCAACAGAACCATATTTAACAAATCTCCCAAAATGCTCAAATCCCATTTAAATTCCATTTGGCAGAAGTGATTcactatttcaaaaatatctgCCAGGGCATGTAACGTGACACCATCCAATCAATAGTCCCTTGAAAACTTCAACATCTCTGCCTGCAGTAAGAATTTTGAACATGTTACGACCGGCCCatcaaaaaatcaaataataatactgAACATGATCCATACATACTACAATCATTTCTAAGATGTACTGTTTAGAATGATAGTAATGATGTTTGAAGTAGCTATTAGGTCACCCCATAAAAGCCATCAAGAGACATTGGTAATTGATTATCTGACATTCAAGAGGTTGCATTCCCAGATTAAGCAAAATCTATGTCTGAATCCCACGTGTGGCATTGATGTCCTTAATTAGACATACATATTTCTAAAATGACtctagaaaaaaatataatgagtGGCTGCCATGGGTAGAGGTGTAGACAATGTCAAAAGTGAGTTACAAATACTGAACATAAGTCAATATCCAATTTAACCATAGAGATCCAAGTAAGCATCGGAGACACAAAAGTGATATACAAATCTAACTTCGAAAATCTACAACTACTTTCTAGGTtaggtaaaaaaattgaaatgagaCCAATGCAAAACAATGGTGAGGTCGTAATGGCCGATAGTCTATTCAATAGTTAAAAGAGATCCCGAATAAAAAGGTCAGAATTTCGATATACTGCActaagaataagaaaaagacGCTTTTACCTCAAAGGCATTCTTCAGATGATCAAGTTCCCTGTCCAGATCATTAATAGACTGGTTATATGCCTGCATTGGCGAAGACTGGCTTGTAGTATGTATctacaacaaaaacaacataacaaATAATGCTCAA
The Vigna angularis cultivar LongXiaoDou No.4 chromosome 5, ASM1680809v1, whole genome shotgun sequence genome window above contains:
- the LOC108340796 gene encoding cation/H(+) antiporter 28 — protein: MAMVVACNGLHFLLKPYSQPRITSDIVVGIVLGNIPFLRKLFDEFNRAFGFIMDFGMMCYMFALGIEMDPNVLFKRPNKDALVAYTAILCTFVISIAMVPFLNFFSRHTGVAFTISVSALLASSASPVLTRLLTNMKIGKSDIGKLVIAAGMHSDLVCLLIFSICYVFMPTDAYCIGHHSERTLKNAIKTIIAVVVQTTFTAMVSPVFMAWVNNENPEGRPMKGSHLVLSVAFMALICSPSTLYDFSPVLSAFMTGICLPRDGRVSKWIISKINYILSTIFFPIFFLWMGNAANVTQFRPGDPTTWLRFFIPILIVVTGKIVGTLISGAILGFNWRESILIGLLLITKGHFQIYMAIKVASVFLITCIPNGADSSGLLSVASIFFAVVHAPAVVTQIIKRARKRAPTHSNALQLLKPSSELRIFLCLHGLDNVPSSINFMEISRGISDPGMVIYVAEIIELTEHISSVMQNGEGVQSNTIKDKAVVEMREQITNLFQAYIDNDGDGITLKRALALSTINNMAQNICVLAEDLMIALIILPFHRNQRQDGKLDGGNPGFRHVNRKLLKNSPCSVGILVNRGFGSIGKISRSQQSVKVAAIFIGGRDDREALCYVGRVAWHQGVHVTVIRFLVDTSAESTRLAAYRVSLPEEEEMGLDDECFAQFYEQHIVGGRIAYLEKHLSNASETFSTLKSFEGEYSLVIVGRKAGANSVLTKGMNDWQQCPELGPIGDVLSGPDFSKSVSVLIIQQHKLRGELDGLDEDFTIM
- the LOC108340284 gene encoding protein transport protein SEC31 homolog B encodes the protein MACIKGVNRSASVALAPDAPYLAAGTMAGAVDLSFSSSANLEIFKLDFQSDDSELPVVAECPSSDRFNRLTWGKNGSGSEGFGLGLVAGGLVDGNIDIWNPLTLIRSESNQSSLVGHLVRHKGPVRGLEFNVIAPNLLASGAEDGEICIWDLVNPSEPTHFPPLKSTGSASQGEISFLSWNSKVQHILASTSYNGTTVVWDLKKQKPVISFADSVRRRCSVLQWNPDVATQLVVASDEDGSPSLRLWDMRNIISPIKEFSGHTRGVIAMSWCPNDSSYLLTCGKDSRTICWDMISGEIAYELPAGTNWNFDVHWYPKIPGVISASSFDGKIGIYNIKGCRQSGAGENDFSAVPLRAPKWYKRPAGVSFGFGGKLVSFHPRASSTGSPGAGASEVYVHNLVTENGLVSRSSEFEAAIQNGERSLLRVLCDKKSLESESEEERETWGFLKVMFEDDGTARTKLLSHLGFNVPSEAKEVNDDLSQEVNALGLEDTTVDNAGHVATNESVNFSTDNGEDFFNNLPSPKADTPLSTSAGTFVVAENANGSEKIQDDAEMEESSDPSFDDSVQHALVVGDYKGAVMQCISANKWADALVIAHVGNASLWESTRDQYLKMVRSPYLKIVSAMVSNDLLSLVNTRPLKFWKETLALLCSFAQRDEWTMLCDTLASKLMGAGNTLAATLCYICAGNIDKTVEIWSRSLSNEYEGKSYVDLLQDLMEKTIVLALATGQKRFSASLCKLVEKYAEILASQGLLTTAMEYLKLLGSEELSPELTILKDRIALSTEPEKEFKTAAFENTQAHGGSYYGADNSNYNRNYYQESVPTQVQHGVSGIQYPDSYQQPFDPRYGRGYGAPTPPQQPQQPNLFVPPQTTQVAQTPQLNFSSTVVAPPPLRTFDPQTPPVLRNVEQYQQPTLGSQLYNTTTNPPYQPTPSATSQVGLGHGHNLSQVAAPTPNPMGFMPVPSSGGVQRPGVGSIQPPSPPQVQPVQPAAAPPAPPPTLQTADTSKVPGHQMPIVTTLTRLFNETSDALGGSRANPAKKREIEDNSKRLGGLFAKLNSGDISKNASDKLLQLCQSLDNGDFGTALQIQVLLTTTEWDECQSWLGSLKRMIKTRQSVRLS